AAATTTCTTGggtatctttcatttcttgAACCTTCCATATATGGTGCCCAGTATTAGACTATGTTCTTGGTTAGTTGGTTAATTACTTAGTTTAGTTTATAGATTATGATTATACGCCATTATGGTTATACTTAGCTTCTTGTTGAATTACTAGTGAGGAAAGATGGGAGAGAGGGCATCATGAGAAACAAGCACGGAAATAATGGTGGGTGGTACGAGTCTCTGTTTGTGTCTgttcttctttgttttcagGGGGTCAGGGAGGGAGGTCGGAATTCAAAAGAAGCCCATGAGCCTCATTAATGTGGGGGGTGAGGTCGTATGTAATGGTGTAACAGATCTTTTTTAGGGTTGAGATGAGTAGTAGAGGACCATGTGGGTCTCTGTAATTTTCATTAATATTTCCTCCTATAGTTCATGTTCAAATTGGAAGCCTAGCTACATTTTTAATGCAATTTTCCTTATTtaagtttctttcatttcgTGAGAGCTTAATCTTGTGGCCATTAATTCTCTCATTCACATCATGAAATCATGAATCATCGCGCACTGTATCTAATGTAATCTAAATTTTTTAGATGCTAATTCGTTTCAAATGAATGAAATGTATAGAGTCTAGAATTTATATTTTAAGATCATACCAGGAGAAGTAAAACTACTTgtgtgaaaattttaaaaacaaaaacgctcaactatgatttgtttttgtgttgttACTGAACAATGTGAACCGTGCAAATAACAACCCAATGTAAACTTGCTCATGACGTAGATTTGCTTCAAATGTGTTCTACAAGAGGAATAAACTTTAAAATTGGTCAATTAAATCATCAACACATAAACACGTTAGGTCAATTCAATCCAACCTACACTAGGAAATAGACCAGCTTTTGATACATAATACTGTATAAATTAGGCCGTACATAGTAGATTAATGTACGAAACTTATGTTTTTTGTAAAATCATCTGTGCATTAAGGTACAGTAAAACTTTAATGAAGAATGAACCGCGCGTAACTCCAAAGccaataaaaaaacaagaagcaatatgaaaataataaatgtaGAAATAACCAACTGTGACCGACGAACGTCACTTCCTCTCCGCGTTTAGGCCACTACCCAATAgctcgaagaagaagaagaagaagaagaagcagcagcTCAGAGGGAAGCTCTATTCCCACATCAATGCCATTCACTTCACACCCCTAAATTCCCCAACTCCGAGATCCGATCAGATCTCTCCAATGGCGCTCCGTTTTCGCTTCGCCGCATTCTCTCTTATCCTTGTActctctcctcttctcctccacgCCAAGACCCTAAAGCGCGACAGTAAGTCCTCCCTcagctcctctctctctctctctctctctctcagttcAATTCAATCAGCATAAAATGACGTCGTTTTGGTGTTTGCCGCAGTGAAAGCACTGAACGAGATCAAGGCCTCTTTGGGCTGGAGAGTAGTCTACGCCTGGGTCGGAGACGATCCCTGCGGCGACGGCGACCTCCCGCCGTGGTCCGGCGTCACTTGCTCCACCCAAGGCGACTACCGAGTCGTCACTGAGCTGTAAGCAATCAATTACTCAATCAATtcagatttgatttgattagtACTGGAGAGTGTTTTAGGGTTTGATTTAAGTTCAAATTATGCAGGGAGGTTTATGCAGTCTCGATTGTTGGGCCTTTTCCTACTGCTGTTACTAATCTCTTGGATCTCACTAGGCTGTAAGATCACTTCTTTGATCTGATCCTGTTTAATTTAATCTCATTTGTGTTACTGCCAGGTTAAATTTCCAAGTGAAAGATTGATGCCTTTATCTTTGTTATCGAGAATCTGGTGTATTTGTATGTAATTGTGTTCATTTTACAGGGATCTTCATAACAACAAGTTAACAGGGCCTATCCCTCCTCAGATTGGACGATTGAAGCGCCTAAGAATACTGTATTGTCCTTTCTTTTACTCTAATTTGTTTAGGATGTACTCAATGAACAAAATTGAGTTCCTTTAACAATGCACACATGGTTCTTGTCAAGTCCTGATGTGTTTATTGCTTTGGTCATTTACTGGTTGTTGTTACTTTCCAGTAACTTGAGATGGAATAAGCTGCAAGATGTCATTCCTCCTGAGATTGGTGAATTGAAGAGTTTAACCCATCTGTGAGTGGATTTAGATTTCCTTCCTGCCAATTTGATTTTGCTTCCTTTGGATGATTTTACTACGACTTGACTATATGCTGTTTAAAAACATCATGAATGTATACTTGTGCAGGTATCTAAGCTTCAACAGTTTCAAAGGGGAAATTCCTAGGGAGCTTGCTAATCTTCCAGCTCTTCGCTATCTCTATCTGCAAGAAAATCGTCTTATTGGGCGAATTCCAGCAGAACTAGGAACTCTGCAAAATCTTCGGCACTTGTAAGTTTCATACCTCTGCTCTTGGTGTTGCGAAAAGGATCTGTATCTGATTATTGATGCATCATTGGAATACTGTTTGTTGATAGGGATGTTGGCAACAATCATTTGGTGGGTACTATTCGAGAACTCATACGCATTGAGGGCTGCTTTCCGGCTTTGCGTAACCTGTAAGTTAATTCAAATTATGTACACTTCCATCTCCCATCTAACTGCAGTGAAAAATTATGCGGTTCTTTTTACAACTGTGATATGTAGTTACCTGAACAACAATTATCTTACTGGAGGAATTCCAGCTCAGCTTGCCAACTTGACCAACCTGGAAATCTTGTATGCATCCTTACCTATTCTCTCCTGTCTACATATTATTGCCTTTGAATTCATATGTTTAATTTACATGTAGAAACTAAATTTTCTTACGTCATGTTGGGTTGATTTTTGTTGGTTATAGGTACCTGTCTTACAACAAGATGTCTGGGATTGTACCATTAGCAATATCTCATATTCCTCGATTGACATACTTGTAAGTCTCCTGCTCTAGTCTGTTATTTATGTTTGTGCTACAGAAGTCGAGATGTTTATGGGATACTTCCATTGAGGGGTTGCCTTCACTTTTATTGCCAATGTTCAAATTGTAATCTAGGTTCTTCTAGCAATTTCAAGGAAAGAactcatatataaatatgCTGTTACATCCAATAACTATTGAACTGATGGAATCAACACCCTTATCAGTTGAAAGAACTGATTGCTCTATCTTTTCTTACAATATTTTGTTCATTGGTGTGTTTTAGGTACTTGGATCACAATCAGTTTTCAGGGAGAATTCCTGATGCCTTCTATAAACACCCATTCTTGAAAGACATGTGAGCTTCTTTGCCAGAACCTTTAGGAATTTGAGACTAAAGCATGTGCAATGTTTTAGTTCATGACATTATGAAGCTAATTGTGTGAAATTAATATCTGGTTTGGTTGTCTCCACAGGTATATTGAAGGTAATGCATTCAAGCCAGGTGTTAAACCAATAGGCATACACAAAGTTCTTGAGCTCACTGATACAGAATTCCTGGTCTAGTCAAGATATCAAcatagtttttatttattcatcAATTGTGTTAATGTACTTGCCCAAACAAGGGTCATATATTATCTGAGTGAAAAGGAAATGTGTCAGATGAATTTTTGCTACCACTGAAAGTATCCATGTCGTCAACTTTCCAAGGAGTTGAATCTGTGTAAATTGTAGCAGAGCTTCATATTAGTTGAAACATCCGGATTAACATAAATAACAATTTTCATTTGTTGTCACAGCAGCCAGTTTCCAATTTCTCAGTTTCCTTTTGATTCATTTTGTCAGAGGTATATTTTGGCTTCCATCAATCCTCTGTTTTCGATTGCTGGAATCAAATATGTTCAAGAAATTCAGAAGTCAACGCTTAGAGATCGATGGCTGACCGAAAGTTGAAAAGAGCTGGGATGATGGCTGACCGAAAGTTCCATTTGCTTGTTTATAGTCTGCAAAACTATCTGAATTTCTTCCATTTGAGGGTGAGTTTTCTCCCCTGCGATGAATTCATAAACTGCTCTATCAATCTCAACTGAACTGCAGCCCGGTGCCTTATCTACTCCTCTATTTCTCATCAAATTCCTAATTCTTCTGGCATCTCCATGCTTCCCAGCAGCTGCATATAAGTTTGAAAGTAAGACGTACACTCCACTATGATGCTCTAGCCGAAACAGTTTCTCAGCAGCAACCTCAGCTAGTTCAGCCTGTCCATGGTTGCAACAAGCGCTGAGAAAAGCTCTCCAAGCTACTGCTTCTTCAGATACATTACTTGAACTGGGCATTCTGTCTATTAGTTCCCTTGCTTCTTGAAAGAGACCAGCGCGACTTAGAAGGTCAACAATACATCCATAATGTTCACTTTTCGGCCTAATATTGTATACATTACACATTTTGTCCAACATCCTCAACCCTTCACACGCCATTCCTGCATAACTACAAGCAGTAAACACAGCAATGAAGGAGATATCATCTGGCCTGACGCTAGCCGCCTCCATCTCCCTGAACAGCTCCAGTGCACCTTTTCCATCCCCATGCAGTGCCAATCCTGATATCATAGCATTATAGCAAACCGTGTCCTTCTGCTGCATCTCATAAAATACTCCTCTAGCTAAACCCAACTTCCCACATTTGGCATGCATGTCAATAAGACCAGTACCGACTCTAACACTCAATGGCAGCCCAAGCCGATTCAGATACGAGTGAATCCAAATCCCAATATTTAAATCTCCCAAATGAGCACAAGCACATAGCACACTAACAAAAACAGCCTCGTCAGGCTCTAAATCACTGGCCTGCATTGACCGGAACAAGTACAAACATTCCTTGAAGCAATTGTTCTGCACATACCCAGAAAGCATGGCACCCCATATTCCTCTATCTCTCACAGGAGCCTCATCAAAGAACATTCTAGCCGTGTCCACATCACCCACTTTTGCATACCCAGAAATCATCACCGTCCACGACACAGCACTCAGGCTAGACATTTCGTCGAACACGTAACGCGCGCCTTTCACATTATCAAACGCACAGTACATAACCATCAGGGAGTTACCCACATAGATATCAGACTCAAAACCCAATTTGAAGCTGCACCCATGAAGCAGCTCCCCAAGAGAACAGCTTTGGAGTTTAACAGAGGCCTTTAGGACATAAGGGAGGGTATAGTTGTCAGGGTGAGTACCACTCTGCAACATGTGGGTGTAAACTTTTAGGGTGTGGGTGAGCTCATTTCTGAGCAAGAGGGATTTTAAGATGGTGTTGTAGATGCAAAGGGTGGGTTGGGGAATGTGGTGGAACAGTTTAAGGGCATAAGAGAGGCTGCCACTGCCATGATGTGGGTCTGAGCAGAAGGCTAGGAGTCTGCTTAAGGCAAAGGTGTTGTGGGCAAGGCCACAAGTGAAGACTTGGGCATGAGCTTGGTGGAGGTGCTTTAGGTTCTTGCACTTCTCTAACAGTTGGAGACATCTTGTACTGCTGCTAATGTATGACATGGTTGATTCACTTGATTGTGAAGGAAGGCTAGTTCAATCAAAAAAGCAAACTGGTTTGTTTCAAAAATGAGAGATAAAATTAGTAAGTGCCAAGTAATATATTAATAAAGCGCCTCTTAGCGAATAGCTCTCGTAGCTCAGTTGGTTAGAGCACCCGTTTAGTAAGCGGGAGGTCTTGAGTTCGACTCTCAACGAGAGCAATAATTTTGGACCTTTTTCATATTGTTCTATTTTTCATACTGGTCCTCGTATTAACTTCTCTcagattctttttttttctcaggaaaaataagagttaTAATTGTGGTTAGTTGGTAGATGTAGACATTCAACCATTGCCAACCAAAGAGttgttttagtgtttaatCACCCAAAATGTATCCATTATATTTGATGCAGATGGCTGCATGTGTTCAATGGCCACGAGGATTGTCTACTCTTTGGTGAAGTCATCTAGAACTGGATATTAAAATTATCTAAATCTAGACAAGTTCTAAAAGGATTGAAATGTATAATACGTAAAACACTGATTAGTAGCATTACCAATGTTTCGAAAAGAAACACAGATATAATGCATTACCTTCTTTCTTGAGCATGGTAGGTAGCTTTTCCGAATGAAAATGGTTGGTGCGTGTTCGAAACAAACTCAGATCTAACGCATATATAGatttgatcatatatatatatatagtctctatctagTGTGAactttcactctgaaattacagagtgaaattctaattttaacatatttttcggtcatattttttcatcataataattcaatatttaggtatgttattcaagatcatctctacaaaatttcatccaatttaacaatggtttgaactttcaaaatcgagatttacacgaacggttcacgttgaacaactttaatatttaatctaatttcaataccttagtACTCTACCAAAAGATAAGCACTAATTAGTCTTCGTTTCTCCATATAAGCTCAAGTCTTCCTGAGGTTAAAATAAGCGCATAAAGATGGGAGCTCTATGTTACGTATAAATGATAAATCAATGAGAGGTGTGTGAGTTAAATAGGGTTTAGGTAGTTcatgagaagagaaagagggTGTATCAAgagaataaataaattaggAAAAATCTTATATATGGGAGGTAGACCTgtatcagaaattcagaattaTCTTCTCTTCCTCAAAAAAATAGCAGAATTAGCTTCTCTTTCTGTGAAAATGGGGTTGAGAGCATTTGCATGTTTCATGCTTTTGTCAGTGTTCTCGGTGACAATAGCTGAATATGTTGATGTCAGGGTTAGAGGAGTGGTTTCAATAGCTAGCACAGATGACAATTTCATATGTGCAACCCTAGATTGGTGGCCAACTGATAAATGTGATTATGGCCAATGTCCTTGGGGAAATGCTGGAATTTTTAGTCTGGTATATGTCTCACTGTTTCATTATGTTTAATTGGTGAACTAAGTGTTGATGAATTGGTTCATTAACCTTCTTTGTCTTGGTATCTTATTTGCAGGATTTAGAGAACAAGAACTTGATCAATGCAGTAAAGGGTGAGTAGGTTCTTGTAGTTTATATGTTGTTAGTAAAAGTTATGTCACTGATATTGTTGAAGTGTTGGGCAAGAAACTGACTCTTGTGTGAATTTTCAGCATTTGGCTCAATAAGGCTTAGAATTGGAGGTTCATTGCAAGACAGTGTTACTTATGGATTTGGCTATGGAGTGAAAGACTGCAACCGGTGGAAGAAAGACAGTTCTGCGCTTTTCGGGTTCAGTGGTGCTTGCCTTGACAGGAAAAGATGGGATGAGATCCATGACTTTTTCAATAAGACACAAGCCAAACTCTGGTTTGGACTGAACGCCCTTCATGGGAAGAATCCAGACTCAAAAGACAAGGTTCTTTGGGTTGGTGATTGGGACGAAAGAAATGCTCGTGATCTCATGGAGTATACCATCTCAAAGGGTTACCCTGTTGAGTCATATGAGCTTGGTATGTAAAATCACTTATTAGTTTTGAATGGGATATGCAGATACCATAAAAACATGTGAATCTGATTATTATGTGTGATTAAACAGGAAATGAGCTATGTGGGGGTGGGGTTGCTGCAAGAATAGAAGCTCAACAATATGCCAAAGACATCAAGAAGCTCAAACAACTTGTGACAGAGTTGTTCCCAGATGGTAAACAGCCAAAGGTTTTAGGCCCCGGCGGGTTTTATGATAAACAGTGGTTCAATGACTTTCTGCTGGCCACTGGACCTGGTGTCCTGGACGGCGTGACTCATCACACTTACAATCTTGGTCCTGGTACATAACTATGTATATAATTCACTTTGTGTTGCATCATGCCATCATACATGTCAGGAATGCGCATGCTGCGGTTTTGGTGAAATATATGTCTGAGGATATCTGTTGAAATTTCAGGTGTTGATTCAACCCTTATAAACAAGGTTCAAGACCCATTTTACCTGGACAATTCAGCTCAGACATATAATGATGCTGCAAACTCAGTTAAAGAGTTTGCGCCTTGGACCGACCCTTGGGTTGGTGAGGCTGGTGGAGCTTACAACAGTGGTGGCAAAGATGTTTCACATACCTTTGCTAATGGCTTTTGGTACTTGATCATAACCCGAATTTTGTACTGTCCTTAAAACTCAGCGCGCAAGCGATTAGTTTGTGACTTATTTATGTGAGAATTGAATTAGGTATTTGGACCAACTTGGTATGACAGCAAGCTACAGTCACAAGGTTTTCTGCAGACAAGCCTTGATTGGGGGAAACTATGGGCTACTTAATACCACATCTTTCATCCCTAATCCTGACTACTATGGGTTAGAATCTCCAACTTTCATAATATCTAAACAAGGCCGGCTCTTAACGAGTGCAAGAAGAGCACATACCCAGGACCCCAAAATTTAGGGCCCATACATACACCCAGTTAAGGATCACCATTTGGCCCGTGGGCGACCCGCCCGCCTCATTGAAAAATTCATTCAAATCTGACCTTATGGGCATAAGGCTGGATAAAGGTCGAGGGTTTAAAGCCTAAGCTCAGCCTGTTAGAGCCCATGAGGCTAAAGCCCGGCTCGGCCCTATTCAAAAGTCCGCCTAAAgtctatttatttttaaaattaataattttatatgtatttatttgttgtatatgtaaattaattaaattatttagttatatTTCTTATTTGTTTGTACTATATTTAGTTCAATAATTACCATATCctattctttttttattttttcttaataaatatatatattacacataaatataataagtCCGGACTAGAAAAACTCATAAAGCTTAATCCCCATGAGTTGCCCGTGGTTATTGATTTTATTAGAAAACTCGGCCAAGTTTGGCCcggaaattttaaaaaaatagttgAGGCCTGGCCCGAGCTCGGTAATAATGGGTCAGACTGAGCCGGGTCTATTGTTGACCCTTACACCTAGTCATATACTAATTATGCAAAAAGGCATCTTCTTATTAAAAAGTTAAGTGGTTTACCAAGTCTTTCACTTTCTTCTACCTTCCACTAGTTCAAGAGTTCGATTTACATCACTGCATTTTTACttcatttatataatttttttctttcattctttcaaGCCATATTTCATTCctcatctttttctttaatttgtagATACATTTGTCCAAATATCCCTCATCATTGTTTTTGTATTTCCTGAGTCCTTTTTCCTTGATTTGTTGGGTATATATACTAGTTATCTTGgatatttcttttatatttttttccgtCTATAAGTTTGTGTTTAAGAGATATTTAGTTCGTTGTTAAATAAATGAGAGAATAAGATATGATTATactcaaatcaaatcaaataacaaaaaaaattgtatcatTTGGTTGTATGTAATTGAAACTTGCACTAATATTTTACAACTAATTTCTTTAATGATATATTTATGTAAGACTTGCGAAAAGTTAGGCTGCAATTTCAATTTCGCACCGGACCTCCAAATGTTTTGAGACAGCTCTGTATCTAAACttctaaataaatttaaattgtGTCGAAATATTCGAAACACTAACATGATATTCTCTGAACTGTTTTGCATTACACCAGTGCACTCCTGTGGCATAGACTGATGGGAAATCAAGTGCTTTCTACCGTTCATTACGGCTCTCCTTTCTTGCGTGCATATTCTCATTGTTCAAAAAATAAGGTCACCTTTAACTATATAAGCTAAGAACTGTGGCTTTATTCACATGTGTACCTACCTTCTGAGAAATACtgttatttgtttcttttcagcCTGGGGTCACTCTGCTTTTGATCAACATGTCCAACTCTACTACCTTTGATGTCGAAGTTTTCCCTGAGTTCAATTCGCATCCTTCGCAAGGATATGAAGAACAACTGGACACAAACTCAGCTGGTACACCAATGAGAGAAGAGTATCATTTGACACCTGAAGGAGGCAATATCCAGAGTGATGTGCTGCTACTCAATGGAATCCCATTGAAGCTCACAGAGTCATTCGACATTCCTGAAATGCAACCAAAACTAGTTGATCCTACCTCTACAGTTAGTATTGCACCAGATTCTTTCGTCTTTGTATCTATCAAGGATTTCCATGCCCCTGCATGCGCTTAGTTAGGAGGTGtacgtgtttttttttcttttggtgaaTACTTCAGCTTATTCTTTGAAGGAGTTGTGGTACTCAACTTGCTATGTAACTCAAACTGGGTCTTCTGAACGAGAAGATTAGGCTATCTTTTCATTATCTTAATGAGATTTAAAATATAGGTTTCATAAGGTTCCTAAAGTGTTGCCTGAGACTACTTATGCCTGCTTCTTTTTTCTGTAAATTTCTGAAGCTAAGAAtcaaggaaagaaagaaggaatACTTTACTTGAGCAAAAAGGCTTTTCAGAACCAGACCAGGGCTTGCTTACATGCAAAGTTTACACAACTTTTACTTGCTGCATTTGCTCTATAAACAGTGTTATTAACTAACTTTAAACAAGGTCTCACTTTCCATAAGAAAGCTTaagcttcttcttcaaatAAACAACGCCCTAATGGATGCCAATTGCCAAATCATTGTTCAGAAACCATGGAGGCTCAGCAAATGAGGTATTCTAGTCCCTACTTTGAAGTTTATTGAGCTTATCGATCAATTGTTAATCATCAATTAACTATCATATTATTTCCATATGATCAGCAATTTTATGTAAATGACTAAGCAAAGGATTATTGGTAGGGTGAGATTTTCAGGTGTAGATCAGGTGAAAACAGGAGTCCAGCAGCGTCATTGATCGACGAATACCACCACAGAAAACTCAATCTTTCAAAGGTAATGAACTTATCTAAGAAAATATCGCCATCTAGAGAAGCTAGAATCAGAAGCACTAATGTTGCGGTCTCTtgcagagaagaagaaaacgaaGAACTGGTTCCAGAGGCAGTTTTCTGGCGAAATGAGTGAAGATTATGATTCTATCGTTGAAATAGAGCATGCAACAGCGGTGGCAGCTGCCGCATTTGCAGTTAAATCAATTGAAGAATCTGCAATCTCTGATATGAAAAGGGCAGACAATGAAACTGGTGACAAATTGGTAAAAATCAAGAGCAAAAAGGAAGATACAACAGTTTCAAAGCCAGAAGCAGGAAGAATTTCCAAACTATTCTCAGGTAAAACATGTTGCGCGCATTACATTTTCTCACAGCTAAGATCGAGTTTGCTGGTTATTCTTCAGACTAGAACCAAGATGATTGCTGTTTCAGGTGCAGGTTTAACAAAAAGTACACAAGAAGACCAAGATAGTAGGGTGCCAGTAAGTACTTCGACATATGACAAGATCCCGCAAAAGACCATCCTTCCTGCTCCCTCTATTAGACAAACTCCTACGTCTGATGCCATCCTTCCTGCCCCGtcaatgaagaaaacttcaacATTTCCTGATAAGCCAATTAACGGCGGCGGTATAAAAGCCGGAACTTCAGCACCAAAACTAGATTTGCCCACCACCACGAAACCTGCTGCACCTTCAAATGAAATCAAATGGCAGAGTGCAGCAAGATCTGGAGTGGTAAAGACAAAAGCAGATGAATGGGAGGAGGCTGAGATGGCTAAACTCAACAAAAGGTAGATACTCAACATTGACAATATTAATACTCAGTAACAATTAGCTAAGAACATTTCAAGGCTATCTGAGACTTTGTGGGGAAGTATTTGGATAAGATTACACGTTCTGAAATCTGAATCAGTGCTCGTAAAGTGTATTATAAATATAGATTAGATGCTGTTCTTCCTCTAACAGTCATGATTGTTAGGTATGAGCAGCAAACCTCTACGATACTTGACTgggaaaacaagaagaagaggaaaagcAAACTTCGACTGGAAAAAAGAGAGGTTTATCTCCCATGGTTATTTCCAATATCTTTGTTAGTCTGATCAGGGACTAATACCAACTTCTTGAAAATGCAGAGAGAAATAGAGAAAAGAAGATTGAAAGCGCTTGGAAAGTACAACAATGAGATGGAATTTATTACAAACATTGCAGAAGGAGCAAGGGCACAGGCAGAGGAGAAGCATAGGAATAAAGTACTCAAGGTGAAAGAGAAGACAAATACACTTAGAAGAACAGGGGAAGAAGCTCCTTCAACaggttgctgctgctgctaaGGGGAAGTACGATGAATCATAAATACTTGAAGACTGAAGAATGTAAATATCTCTTTTAAGAAACATGTATCCACCCAAAGAAAACGATGGAAGAAATTCCAAAGTGTGATTGTTCATACCATTTCATaagaatcaaataaaaaaataagtaGATGGACTACATAAAGGATAAAAACCAACACAATTGCAGTCCCACATCTATTCCTGTACATTGCAAAGGCATATAAAAGACAGACGGTACTTAAATTTGTGTGAGCGAATCAGCCACTTCGCAGTAAGGAATAATAGTTACATCAGATGTCAGTACGTACAAATTACTCGAGAGAGCTAGCCTCATCAGCTGCTGAAACTTCCAGTCCTTAATGCAGACCAAATAATTTGGAGGAGCCTCTGAATAGTGAAGAATAGAGTTAGTAGAATGTATATGAAAGACATACTGATGGAGCCACATATTTGAGATTCTCTGAAGTGGGGTATCTGATGATGCCTCACGAGGTTATCTCCCTCACCAACCTCTCCAACGTGGGATATGCAAAGTACAATACCAAGACAGATGGGATTGCAAAAACAACCGTGAGTAGCAAGTAGAGTACCAAAATTATAGCACTCCCCGGTATTACGCAAAAGACAATCAACAGCAGCAGAATAACTAATGGGAACTTGGATGTAATGTGAATGAAGCAGTCCAAAGACTTGTGAAGGGAGAAATGATGCCGGTCCACACGACCACCTCCATCAACACCATTATACCTTGATAGCAAAGGACAACTAGAATGGTTCCTCCTCAGGTTACTATAGCCAGATTGATTTCCAGGAGCCAAGTTAACTCTTGGAGAACCAATTTGTTGATTTTCCCCATTGCAGGCAGGACCAAACTTTGCCCTATCACCATTGAAGCTCTCAACCATCCATAGAAGGAAGAAATTTTTGCGAGGAAACTTTAGA
This is a stretch of genomic DNA from Argentina anserina chromosome 4, drPotAnse1.1, whole genome shotgun sequence. It encodes these proteins:
- the LOC126792024 gene encoding remorin; this translates as MSEDYDSIVEIEHATAVAAAAFAVKSIEESAISDMKRADNETGDKLVKIKSKKEDTTVSKPEAGRISKLFSGAGLTKSTQEDQDSRVPVSTSTYDKIPQKTILPAPSIRQTPTSDAILPAPSMKKTSTFPDKPINGGGIKAGTSAPKLDLPTTTKPAAPSNEIKWQSAARSGVVKTKADEWEEAEMAKLNKRYEQQTSTILDWENKKKRKSKLRLEKREREIEKRRLKALGKYNNEMEFITNIAEGARAQAEEKHRNKVLKVKEKTNTLRRTGEEAPSTGCCCC
- the LOC126792447 gene encoding pentatricopeptide repeat-containing protein At5g43790-like encodes the protein MSYISSSTRCLQLLEKCKNLKHLHQAHAQVFTCGLAHNTFALSRLLAFCSDPHHGSGSLSYALKLFHHIPQPTLCIYNTILKSLLLRNELTHTLKVYTHMLQSGTHPDNYTLPYVLKASVKLQSCSLGELLHGCSFKLGFESDIYVGNSLMVMYCAFDNVKGARYVFDEMSSLSAVSWTVMISGYAKVGDVDTARMFFDEAPVRDRGIWGAMLSGYVQNNCFKECLYLFRSMQASDLEPDEAVFVSVLCACAHLGDLNIGIWIHSYLNRLGLPLSVRVGTGLIDMHAKCGKLGLARGVFYEMQQKDTVCYNAMISGLALHGDGKGALELFREMEAASVRPDDISFIAVFTACSYAGMACEGLRMLDKMCNVYNIRPKSEHYGCIVDLLSRAGLFQEARELIDRMPSSSNVSEEAVAWRAFLSACCNHGQAELAEVAAEKLFRLEHHSGVYVLLSNLYAAAGKHGDARRIRNLMRNRGVDKAPGCSSVEIDRAVYEFIAGEKTHPQMEEIQIVLQTINKQMELSVSHHPSSFQLSVSHRSLSVDF
- the LOC126792021 gene encoding heparanase-like protein 2 — translated: MGLRAFACFMLLSVFSVTIAEYVDVRVRGVVSIASTDDNFICATLDWWPTDKCDYGQCPWGNAGIFSLDLENKNLINAVKAFGSIRLRIGGSLQDSVTYGFGYGVKDCNRWKKDSSALFGFSGACLDRKRWDEIHDFFNKTQAKLWFGLNALHGKNPDSKDKVLWVGDWDERNARDLMEYTISKGYPVESYELGNELCGGGVAARIEAQQYAKDIKKLKQLVTELFPDGKQPKVLGPGGFYDKQWFNDFLLATGPGVLDGVTHHTYNLGPGVDSTLINKVQDPFYLDNSAQTYNDAANSVKEFAPWTDPWVGEAGGAYNSGGKDVSHTFANGFWYLDQLGMTASYSHKVFCRQALIGGNYGLLNTTSFIPNPDYYGALLWHRLMGNQVLSTVHYGSPFLRAYSHCSKNKPGVTLLLINMSNSTTFDVEVFPEFNSHPSQGYEEQLDTNSAGTPMREEYHLTPEGGNIQSDVLLLNGIPLKLTESFDIPEMQPKLVDPTSTVSIAPDSFVFVSIKDFHAPACA
- the LOC126792025 gene encoding uncharacterized protein LOC126792025 is translated as MWGFASNAITSIGLRRSSSEPSRVCLDSSDDEVCSNSSREEGLECPICLESFNIVENVPHVLWCGHTLCRNCVLALQWAVFRFSTQKFKVPFLISCPWCHLFSLRLVYKGILKFPRKNFFLLWMVESFNGDRAKFGPACNGENQQIGSPRVNLAPGNQSGYSNLRRNHSSCPLLSRYNGVDGGGRVDRHHFSLHKSLDCFIHITSKFPLVILLLLIVFCVIPGSAIILVLYLLLTVVFAIPSVLVLYFAYPTLERLVREITS
- the LOC126792023 gene encoding probable leucine-rich repeat receptor-like protein kinase At1g35710; translated protein: MALRFRFAAFSLILVLSPLLLHAKTLKRDMKALNEIKASLGWRVVYAWVGDDPCGDGDLPPWSGVTCSTQGDYRVVTELEVYAVSIVGPFPTAVTNLLDLTRLDLHNNKLTGPIPPQIGRLKRLRILNLRWNKLQDVIPPEIGELKSLTHLYLSFNSFKGEIPRELANLPALRYLYLQENRLIGRIPAELGTLQNLRHLDVGNNHLVGTIRELIRIEGCFPALRNLYLNNNYLTGGIPAQLANLTNLEILYLSYNKMSGIVPLAISHIPRLTYLYLDHNQFSGRIPDAFYKHPFLKDMYIEGNAFKPGVKPIGIHKVLELTDTEFLV